One Chryseobacterium wanjuense genomic region harbors:
- a CDS encoding RDD family protein, translating into MKKILKVVENNRSNSWVRFGNFIIDRVVVYLFFLAFGFFASLTYEILGTEFFINIALELSSVNKFMDILITTTVYFLYVFLMEYFTKGRTIGKYITGSKVISTDGTQPTLQDYFIRNISRFVPFDALSFLGGGNGWHDSWSDTRVIHIKNYKAELQAKSEIESIGAKEIA; encoded by the coding sequence ATGAAAAAAATACTTAAAGTTGTAGAAAACAACAGATCAAATTCATGGGTAAGGTTTGGTAATTTTATTATAGACAGGGTTGTCGTTTATTTGTTCTTCCTTGCTTTCGGCTTTTTTGCCTCTCTTACCTACGAAATTCTGGGAACTGAGTTTTTTATCAATATTGCTTTAGAACTCTCATCCGTCAATAAATTTATGGACATCCTGATTACCACGACAGTGTATTTTCTGTATGTTTTTCTCATGGAATATTTTACCAAAGGAAGAACGATAGGGAAATATATTACAGGCAGCAAAGTTATTTCCACAGATGGTACACAACCTACGCTTCAGGATTATTTTATCCGTAATATTTCACGTTTTGTACCTTTCGATGCATTGTCGTTTTTAGGCGGGGGAAACGGATGGCATGACAGCTGGAGCGACACAAGGGTAATTCATATCAAAAATTATAAAGCTGAATTACAGGCAAAAAGCGAAATAGAGAGCATTGGCGCCAAAGAAATTGCATAA